Below is a genomic region from Triticum dicoccoides isolate Atlit2015 ecotype Zavitan chromosome 5A, WEW_v2.0, whole genome shotgun sequence.
ATGCATCAGCGTCTTCATCTCTGTTGCCTGCAAGAGCACAACTCCTACCTCCTTGATCATCTCGTCCACGGTGTTGAACAGGGAGCACACATCCATCATCTTCACAAACTCCAGGTAGTCGCCACTTGAGCACTCAAGGAGCATTGCTGTCTATCCATGGCCAGTGGGGAAGGGGTTCATGGTGATCGAGCGGTGGTAAGAAagagagaggtagagagagagCTGTGGAAGAGGAGGTAGTAGAAGAGCAAGATAGAGATGGGTGGAAGATGAAGTGGAATGCGGTGATAGATAAATAGGGTTTTTCGAAGTTGAAGTGGTAGTGNNNNNNNNNNNNNNNNNNNNNNNNNNNNNNNNNNNNNNNNNNNNNNNNNNNNNNNNNNNNNNNNNNNNNNNNNNNNNNNNNNNNNNNNNNNNNNNNNNNNNNNNNNNNNNNNNNNNNNNNNNNNNNNNNNNNNNNNNNNNNNNNNNNNNNNNNNNNNNNNNNNNNNNNNNNNNNNNNNNNNNNNNNNNNNNNNNNNNNNNNNNNNNNNNNNNNNNNNNNNNNNNNNNNNNNNNNNNNNNNNNNNNNNNNNNNNNNNNNNNNNNNNNNNNNNNNNNNNNNNNNNNNNNNNNNNNNNNNNNNNNNNNNNNNNNNNNNNNNNNNNNNNNNNNNNNNNNNNNNNNNNNNNNNNNNNNNNNNNNNNNNNNNNNNNNNNNNNNNNNNNNNNNNNNNNNNNNNNNNNNNNNNNNNNNNNNNNNNNNNNNNNNNNNNNNNNNNNNNNNNNNNNNNNNNNNNNNNNNNNNNNNNNNNNNNNNNNNNNNNNNNNNNNNNNNNNNNNNNNNNNNNNNNNNNNNNNNNNGAGGATGAAAATATGCTCTTGGTCTTTTTATCCATTGATCTTGTTCACTTATTTGATCTGCTAGCATGGTAGCTATGTTAATCTTGTTCATTTGTGTTCAATGAAGTGCTTTTTTTTTTTGCCGGAGTTCAATGAAGTGCTCTGCCGAGAAGCTTATCCTCGGCAGTGCTGCTTCGGACAAGGAGGTAGCCTCAGCCAACTGCTGGAACGGCAAGGCGGAGGTTGACGGCAAGGCCCCCAAGAGGCCCCGCAGTTACGACCATTTCCATTACAActcaggcccaagtcacttctgcaAGATCATTCTTGCACCTATGTTCGAGTACCTGTCGATGCCCACTGACTTCATCAAGCACATACCACCATCGCACCAGAACTCGTTCTGAGGATGAACACGGGCTATATGCCGAGAGAATCACGGTCCAGGTGGTCAACGGCAGGATCACCCTTGAAGGATGGCCCCCCTCGTCGTAGCTCACCAGCTGAAGATCAGTACCACGTCACCTACAAGGTGCTGAGTCCCGATAGCTTCAAGGTGATCGTCTTCGACATCAACGGTGTGGAGGGGGTGCCAAGGCCAAGTCCATTCTTTAATCCGCAATGCATGAAACACCCAGTTCTGCAGCTCAAGAATCAAACCTATAACACGCCCTGATATAAAAAGAAAGCCACAATGCTCCCCCAAAACACATTTGGCTGCTAGAAATTGGAAACCAAACAAACCCACGATGCCTTCACACATCTGTGGCCACGATAAACTTGAAAAACAAATAAATCCACAAACATTTTTGGCTGATGCAGATTCGGAATGACAGATTAACCCAGATTAGGTCCATCTCCACCTTAAAGGATTGCGTCAAACACATCGTCACAGGAATTTCTCAGTCTACTGCAACTCTCATGTCCCCCCCTATGGATGTGCATTTGTGCCAAAAGAAAAAGGGTGTGTCTAGGGcatatctagatgtgctctagttattgcacatctaagtgagtgaatcaagtataaagagaaaaagaaaaaagagaaagaaaatatttacacgaatctcaatgtaagatcaatgacatatgacttagatgtgcaatacttatggcacatctagatgtgctttagcaaaactgaaagAAAAACTTCAGGGAGAGCAGCAGCTTGCAAATCTTAGGAAGCATGCAGAATGTAAAAGGCGGGTGACATGTTTGTGCCTTTGGTGTGTATGGCCGGAAGCAGCATCATAAAGCACAAGCATCATCTTGCCCAATCTGGAGCTTCAGAAATGGGAGGTTTGAGCAATCTAGGTTAACAAGCTACGCAACCATCTTGCCAAATATCTGATGCTTCTGCCAAACTATGCATATCTGTCTTCTCAATGCACATCCCATAAGCTGGTTCATGCCCACTAATTTTCCATTGGAGTCATgaaaagaaaaaggggaaaaaTTTACCAGAAATGGAACTCGAAAATCCTCCACCTAAATGGTTGAATTCACAGAACTGGTTTGATCACTGCTAGGGCCTGTGCAATGGCCTTCAGTGATTGAAAGCTTAAAATTTCCAAGCATCAGTATCTGAACAAACGAAGTAAAAAGGATCAGTATCTCATCTCAGCTGAATTATTCTTTATAGGCTAGCTAATCGCAAAATCTTCACTCTCTACGATGAGCGGCGCCGACGGCCCGTCGAGCAGCAGCGAGTCCAGTGAGCTCGGCACATTGATTGGGTTGTCGGTGTAGCCCGGTGCATCGGTCGGGTCCTCACTGGCGAGACCTGCCGTGCTGGTGGTCGGGAGCTCGTTGCGGATTGGGGGCAGGTTGGTGACGCTGTCGGCAGGCAACGGTGATGGATGCTCGTCGTTGCTTTGCCTGGTTCGATGCAACTGGAGCACCTTGCGGTGGGTATTGGCATGCTTTGTTGGCACAAATGTAGGGCTCGCCACGGGCCGGTACTCCGGCAGTAGCCTTCCCTGCCTGTACCGCACGCCGCACGCGTTGCACAGCGTGGCTCGCCCCTTTGGCCCCTCCCTCCACTGTGGCGTCTCTGACGACCCACAGTGCTGGCACCTCTTCCCCTTattcgccggccatggcgccgaagGGGCTTCGCTTCTAGaccgcctcctcttcttcttctttgaaggcTTTCTTGGCAGGTGCACGGACGGAGGCGCCTCAGGCTCCCAGATGGGACTCTCTGGCGGGGAGTTGATGACTGGGCTCTCCTGCTGGGAATCCGTCACTGAGCACTCTGCTGGACGGCACTCCGGCAGCAACCTCCCCTTCTTGTACCGCATGCCGCAGGCGGTGCAGACCTCCCTCCGCCCCATCGATCCTTCTATCCACAAAGGTGGATCCGAGGACCCGCAGTGCAAGCAGCTCGTCCCCGGCCGTGGCGCTGGCGCAGCTTCTGTCCTGGGAGGCATCCTCTCCGTGGCCGACTTTCTGACCAGGTAGATGGCCCCAGGCACCTCGGGCTCCCAGATCGGGCTCTCCAGCGGCGAATCGACGATTGGGCTTGCCACCGGACGGTGCTCCGGCAGTGTCCCGTTCTTACTGTACCAGACTCCGCAGGCGTTGCAGAGGGTACCCCGCCCCATCGGCCCTGACCTCCGCTGCGGCGTCTCCACCGCCTTGCAGTGCAGGCACCTCTTCAATCTCTTGGGCGGCTTATCGGCCGTGCCTGGATCGAGAGACGGAGCCACCTGCACGCGCTGGGTGCGGGGGAACCTTCTCCCCTCCTCTTCGTTTGCCGGGTCCCCAGCCGGCGGCAGCGGCTGGATGAAGGGGATCCTGAGTGACCACCAGGCCGACGGGACGTTGCGGGGGAGGTAGCTGCGCGCCTTCCGCGGGACGGCGGCCTCCAGGCGGGAGACGACGGCGGGGAGCGCCGTTGCGGGGAGAGCGAGGACGGACAGGAGTAGGGGCTCCGTGCCGCCATCCTCCTTCCCCCCAACGCCGCCGCCTCCGGCCATGCCGCGGGTCGCCTCAGATCGCCGGAATCTTGGACACCTCCCCCTCCCTAATCCTGGTGGCTGCTCAGCAAAAAAAATACTATCTTTAGGTCACCGTGTTAAAGATGTAGATCGACCCGCCCACCCACCGAAGGTGAAGAAAGATAAGCCGATACTTGTACCTCTCCTCCCTCGCCTTCCTCCGCCGTCGCCATGGACGGCGGCTGCGACCGTGCGGCGGCAGCAGATGACAGGATGACAGACAAAAGACGATCTGCCCGGGGACGTGACTGCCAGCTTCTGTGACCGGACAACCTAGTAGTGTCTAGAGTCGGATGCTCGGCCACGCTACGAGTGAATATTTTCCGACTGCAGCAAAAGACGCGCCTGCGCACGCACGCCGCAACCAACCATACATCCACCGCCATTTGCTTACCTGCATTGCAACGTGTCCACACTGTACATTTTTACAAGGCAAGGCATACCACTTTGGGTATGTTGCGAAATAAACTCAAAagagcgaatcaacctgtggttgagat
It encodes:
- the LOC119302299 gene encoding trans-acting T-cell-specific transcription factor GATA-3-like, which produces MATAEEGEGGEPPGLGRGRCPRFRRSEATRGMAGGGGVGGKEDGGTEPLLLSVLALPATALPAVVSRLEAAVPRKARSYLPRNVPSAWWSLRIPFIQPLPPAGDPANEEEGRRFPRTQRVQVAPSLDPGTADKPPKRLKRCLHCKAVETPQRRSGPMGRGTLCNACGVWYSKNGTLPEHRPVASPIVDSPLESPIWEPEVPGAIYLVRKSATERMPPRTEAAPAPRPGTSCLHCGSSDPPLWIEGSMGRREVCTACGMRYKKGRLLPECRPAECSVTDSQQESPVINSPPESPIWEPEAPPSVHLPRKPSKKKKRRRSRSEAPSAPWPANKGKRCQHCGSSETPQWREGPKGRATLCNACGVRYRQGRLLPEYRPVASPTFVPTKHANTHRKVLQLHRTRQSNDEHPSPLPADSVTNLPPIRNELPTTSTAGLASEDPTDAPGYTDNPINVPSSLDSLLLDGPSAPLIVESEDFAIS